The genomic segment CTACTGTTCGAATAGTCCTTACAATAGCAGTAGCAAAAGAGTGGGATGTGAGGCAACTGGACATCAATAATGCATTCTTAAATGGACATCTAGAGGAAGAGGTTTTCATGAACCAACCGCAAGGTTTTGAGGACAAAAACAGACCTAAGTTTGTGTGTAAACTGATAAAATCTCTCTATGGTCTAAGACAAGCACCTAGAGCTTGGTTTGACAGATTGAAAGAAACTTTGGTTGGATGGAACTTTAAGAACTCCAAGGTGGATTCGTCTCTGTTCCATTACAAGACTTCATCATTAATCATCCTAGTTCTTATATATGTCGACGATATCATAGTAACTGGAAACAATGATGTAAAGCTGAAGCAATTTACTGAGAAGTTGAACAAAATATTTGCTCTAAAGGACCTAGGCTCTCTTCATTACTTTATGGGAGTGGAAGTAAAAAGAGATGAAACAGGGATGTATTTATCTCAAGCTAAGTACATTGAAGAGCTACTACAGAGAACAGGAATGTTGCATTTGAAATCCTGTCCCACACCAATGATAGTAGGGAAAATTCTCTCAATCACAGATGGAGAACCACTATCAAATCCCACTGAATACCGAAGCATCATAGGAGGGCTACAATATCTTACGCATACCAGGCCAGACATTTGCTACACTGTCAACAAACTGAGCCAATTTCTCAAGGCTCCCACTACAGCTCACTGGAGTGCCACAAAGCGAGTCCTGAGGTACCTCAAGGGCCCTCCTCATCATGGCTTACACATCATACATTGCCACAAGCTCATGTTGACAAGTTATTCAGACGCAGACTGGGCCTGTTGTCCTGACGATAGGCGTTCAATTGGAGGCTACTGTGTCTTCCTAGGTGACCATTGGTTTCCTAGTCATCCAAGAAACAAGCAGTGGTTTCACGCTCAAGTACAGAATCAGAATACATATCATTAGCACAGGTGGCTCCTGAGATCTCCTAGATTCAATCCTTGCTGCAAGAACTCAATTTTACTCTACCCTCAATACCGATAACTTGGTGTGATAACATGGGCGTCAGCGCCTTAGCCTCTAATCCTGTTTACCACGCGAGAACCAAACACATCGAATTAGATGTGCATTTCATCAGAGATAAAGTATTGGAGCGATCGCTGGAAATCCGCTATGTTCCATCTCACGACCAAATCGCGGATTGTCTCACCAAAAGCTTAACTCACACTCATTTCACTTTCCTAATAAACAAACTTGGAGTGGTTCAAACCTCACTCTGTTTGAGGGGGATGTTAGGAAATAGGATATAGCAGGGGTAGGCCTAGTCATTTTGTTGTAACGGTTTTGTGTACACCTCTCCCATCCTAATCATTGGCAAATTATAGGGACTACTTTTTTGTTAGAATATTCCCTTTATGGTTTTGATTTGTTGTACCTTTAGTGTGTGCGTGTGAGGTGAGGGAATGTAGTCTAGAACATTCTGCTCAATGTATTATGTAAACTATATATATCAATGCATGACATCAACTAACATTTGAGCTGAGTTTTAACATTTTGTGAGCTTTATTATTTCAAAGTATGCGAAGATTAGTATATAGTTTAAAGAGATTTGAATATTTTGCATATAATACGTAATTGTAGTTAATTGTTACTTGACTACAATACTAAGTTAATATAGTAAATACATGGAGAGGAgtcaccatttttatttttgtcGATACACCGCATTTTGTACCGGGGTGTgtgtatacttttttttttatatcaatattatgTGTTAAATCTTGATTTATTagattttgtcaaaaaaatatcTTGATTTATTGGGCATTTATTAATAAAGTGGCAGGTCAACAAACAAGACTAATAAAAAGAGAAGTGAACAGAGATCCAAGTTCAGGACGAAGACAATAATTGTGTGAGAAAGTAAGGCTATTAATATAATTGGTTAAAGTATAACATCCACCGGTAAGGAAAAGGTTGCTATACGCGAACTGACAGTTATTCTACTTATCTTTCCATCAACCTAACCACACTCGAACAGTTGATAGAAAAACGTGAGTAACTACTCCATCACGAGGGAAAGGTAGATAGATAGCTCTCCCTATATGATATAATATGCGTACACTACACCACTCTACATTTTAATAaccttcttcatcatcatcatcatcatcagcgGTGAAGTCCAATCATCTCCAACTATGGCCGAGCCAAGCGTGTTCACTCTCGCCCACGTTGCTCAACACAATTCCAAAAATGATTGTTGGATTGTCATCAATGGAAGAGTAAATTAATCTTTTCTCTCCTTCacacattaaatatatatatatatatattagtgtaTTACATTATATAATACATTTCTTGACAAAATTGTGTACAGGTTTTGGATGTGACTAAGTTCTTGGAGGAACACCCAGGAGGAGAAGAGGTTATAACAGAATTAGCAGGAAAAGATGCAACCAAGGGCTTTGAGGATGTTGGGCACAGCAAAGCAGCAAAAAGCTTTCTTCTGAAATACCAAGTTGGAGTCCTCCAAGGTTATAAGATCCAAGATGCAGACAAGGATGTTCTTCCATTCAAGGGTAATTCTGGGAAGAAAGATATGCGTGCCTTTGTGATCAAAGATGATCCGGTGCCCAAGTATGCAAATTTTCTCGAATTCTTTGTCCCTCTCCTGGTCGCCACTTCCTATGTTGGATACAGTTTCCTCAACTGAGCTGCTGGTTCCTACAGACTCCTCATAACTGAGTTGCCCAAGTCACCTATTGAATCATTTTCTAGTCCTAGTTTCCACTGTCTTGCTATTGAATCATTCTCTAGTTCTAGTTTCCACTGTCTTGCGATGCATAAGTACTTTCTTCACTACTTGTTTGAAGATCGGGAAAGTCCAAACCACATAGATTTTCCAGCTTAAATAATCCTATATTAGGTCATACGTCCACTGTTCACAGTTTTGAAACTGCTAATACTAATCTCACAACCATGGCGTTGCGATAGACTTTTAATGACCGTAATTTGGGTGGTCCAATATTAACCTTTGATAGtagtttaaaaataatatttaaaattattcttatcatttatatttaaaaaataaatataaatatacctATAATTCACGAAataatgcttttttttttcttttcacttaCCGTTATGTCATTTTTCTACATTTGGTACACATAAATATTCTAATTCTAACTTTTTTACATGACGATATGCATTATAGTTATTTAAGACATTctgcaaattttaaattttttttagataATTTAAGATGTCGAAAAAAGAGTTTTGAATAACTTACTTCACACGCGTATACAGAAATAAACACgcctaaaataaattatttaaattcagatttcgctatcctaaattatttataattttaaaaaaatttataaaatatcctTAATATCTATAATATGCACCGTCTTCTAAAACAAATTAGAATTACAACTTATCTAAGTaccaaaaataacaaaataacgtAACAACATATAAAAAAGAGCATGCCACTCTTTTCCTATAATTGtatacaaaattttaaaattatatataaaaatatatctaGAATCACTTGCATCATATATACATTCAAAGATAATGTTCCTAcaatcaataaataattaaatttaataagttatAAATCATGAAAAATATACCTAacatctataatttttcaaaacaaaataaCAGAACTAAATCCATTACTTAGACCTTAATAAATCCAAATAATTTCATTTTGCCTCAAACATAAAAACTTtaaagaaaactcaatactactacaaaaaaaatatatattttgtcgCATTTTATATTGGATTCGAATCGCATTTTATGATTTTAGCAAGTGATGTTTATCTAGATAATAAAAAAGACTTTATAAAAGGTGAAGAGAAAAGGTCTTTCTTGCCCCTTCTTTGAGAAAAACAAGGAGAAA from the Humulus lupulus chromosome X, drHumLupu1.1, whole genome shotgun sequence genome contains:
- the LOC133803254 gene encoding cytochrome b5-like produces the protein MAEPSVFTLAHVAQHNSKNDCWIVINGRVLDVTKFLEEHPGGEEVITELAGKDATKGFEDVGHSKAAKSFLLKYQVGVLQGYKIQDADKDVLPFKGNSGKKDMRAFVIKDDPVPKYANFLEFFVPLLVATSYVGYSFLN